GCCAGAAGTTAAGCAAAGTAATTGCAGGTATATGCATACGAATATGCGTATTCATTTATATCAATTACATATTCATATGTGTGCTTTAGGAACATATATATAAGCAAATGCTACATATGGATTTATGCTTATCAAGTAGCATAAAAAAGTTGTAACTTATAAGGGGTTTATATTAGATATTAATACTAGTAAAGTTCAGAGATGTAGAGTGCTATATGAGAAAGGAAGGTTAGTGTTCATTTGTGAAATTAGACACTTATAGAAGAGAGATTTAAAATGCGAGTGTTACAAGCGAAAGGTACAGATTCATGTTCAAGTAATCAATCATAGAATACAAATAAGGAAGCTTATAGTACAAGCCCATTAAGCACAAGATGCAAATATTCAAATTAGCTTCTAATTAATGTGAGTACAACGTGTTTTATGAAAACTGAGATATGTGCTATGTATATGATTCATTGCTACTTGTTGACTTAGAGTTATTAGAGTTGTATGAATGCATATATTGTTACGTTATGTTCACGTGTAGAGCATGAGATTTGTGTATTACGTGTGGTTAACGTGTAATGAGTGTAAGGCAAGAAATTGAGAGTTTAACACGTGTTAACTCAAGGCTTAACGTTGTTTACAGAATGGGATCCATCTATATATGATTGGATCCAAATGAGAAAGATAAATAGAAACTATTACGCCTTGGTTACACAGTAACAAAGAGATCTTCAAATGCATTTTATAGTAAAGACTTGTCATGACATTGTATGTGGTATTTTTATAGAAAAACACACGTGTTCACTAAGTCTTTAGGCTTAGAGAGTTATCTTAGGTTTAATGTTCAAGAAGTATAAATCGCAGCAGCATTTTGATGACGTGAAAGAAGAGATGTAAATTGTATATGTTTTTTTGGGTAAAGGGATAGAAATTGTATATGTTTTAGAGATGCTTATATATAATTTTCTTTTAAGAGCTTAGAAATAGAAATGGTGTATATATGTAGAGATGATTATGTAAGTTGTATATAGATGAGAATGAAAAATGAATAGCTTCCTCCATTAAACGATGCATGGAAAAATAGAAAATGAGTTCAAAACAACGTGCATTACAAAATATCTTTTAAATAGGAATAATGTGACCATTTGATTCATTGCTCTGTTCCTGAAAGGCTGAAATGTAAGTGTAACTCATTCTGTACATATTTGCACAAGTACTATTTGTATCAGTACTAAAATGTGATCTTGATCatagagatttttttttttttttaatgatttgTGTTATCTTCTGGTACAATCATTTGTCCGTACTGTGGGTGCTACGAAATAAAACAACATTTTGTAATTTTTTTCTTTTATAGGTTGAGAATGGAAAAGCTCAGGCTGCTAATTTCCCATTTTGTACAATCGAACCAAACGTTGGAATTGTTGCTGTTCCTGATCCTCGTCTCCAAGTACTATCTAATCTCAGCAAATCTCAACGTTCGGTTCCAGCATCTATAGAGTTTGTAGATATTGCTGGCCTTGTTAAGGGAGCCAGTCAAGGGGAGGTTTGAAAACTTTAGATCCTCTTAAattctattaatatattaatattcatGATGAAATATTCCAGATTTGAATTGCTTTCGTTTTAACACACTCCTTTATCGGTCTTTATCACAGGGTTTGGGTAATAAGTTTTTGTCACACATACGTGAAGTGGACTCTATACTTCAGGTTTGTTTCTTATTATTAATCTTTTACTTGCATATTTAATTTACCATGCTTTGTAAATTTCACTCTAAGCGTATTATACTTAAAATCTTGAAAACTCTTGTTTGATCTTGTGTCAGGTTGTACGTTGTTTCGAGGATGATGACATTGTTCATGTGAGTGGTAAAGTTGACCCCAAGTCAGATATTGACGTCATCAATTTAGAGCTATCCTTCTGTGATTTAGATCAGGTATTCTTTCACTATTAATTTTTACATTTTACTCCAAATTGATATAAACTTATAAACTCAGTAGTCGTAATGATTCTACTATACTGACTATCTACAAGAAATGCAGATTGAGAAAAGAATAGAGAAACTTAAAAAGAGCAAAACAAATAATTCACAAGCTAAAGTCAAGGTAAAACTGTTATCATGCTTcacatttattttgtattttttgtaTTTGTTTTATTAGAAACTGTTGATGACATGGATACGTTTGCTATATTTTGAATTCCAGGAAGAGGCAGAGAAGTCGGCCCTCGAAAGAATACAACAAGCACTGTTGGATGGAAAACCAGCAAGATCGGTGCGGTTAACAGAGTTCGAAAAGGAGTCTATCAATCATCTATGTTTACTTACAATGAAACCCGTGATCTATGTGGCGAATGTTGCAGAGTCTGATTTAGCTACACCTGAAAGTAATCCCTATGTCAAAAATGTAATGGAACTTGCTTCCGAGTTACAGTCTGGCATAGTAACAGTCTCGGCACAGGTATTTGAACGTAGTTAATTTTTTACTGCTTTATGAGTTGAAGTGCATAGTATTATCCTGAGTGGAGGTGATAGTTTTAATAGTTATACTTATAAATATGTGATTGTGTTTCTATCTCAAATGGGTCAAATAAATGATATTAGCCAAAAAGGGAACGGGTCTAACGGGTGAACTTTTCCCATGGTTCATAATTAATGCATACAACCTCCTAAATCATTTAATTTAAAGACTTGgattatatatcttagataatataGTTTATGCACTACTAGATTAAAAAGAGTTAACAAAAAGCCAGTAAGCGACCAAGATTTTTAGTGATTATTTTCTGATTGCATACAAATTATTGCTTTATATAACAAAAACAATCTTTTCAAAATTTGAGTGAGTTCGGAAGCCACTGAATTCTATTAATATGGAGTTTTAATGACAGGTGGAATCAGAGCTAACAGAACTCCCTGCAGAAGAAAGAACGGAATTTTTGACGTCCCTCGGTGTAGATGAAAGTGGGCTTGGAAATCTTATCAGGGCAACGTATGACCTTCTTGGCTTACGCACATACTTCACCTCTGGAGAAAAGGTATTGAAAACTGAAGTGCCTTTTTAAAAAGTGATTCGATTACAATTTTTAAACATGTTAAAGGATTTTTCCACTTCTTCTTTTGCAGGAAACTAAAGCATGGACAATACATGCAGGTGATAATTATGTTGTAGTATGACAGTAAATTGTTGGACTAAATTGCAATTTTATCAAGTTACGGAATATAAGAATATTGGCAACATAAAGATGATGTTGCTATTTATATCCGAGGCTGGAGAACTTGGAATTAAGGGTGAACTCGGTCGGGGGAGTTCTCGGCAACTCAGGGAGAATTCGGGCAGAACTCTGATGCTGATGCTGACTTACGTtgagtttttagttttttttttaataaaattatatatgttttaatataaattttaatagatTTTGACCGAGTTTCCGAGTTTTCGACCGAGTTTCCGAGTTTTCGACCGAGTTTTTGAACGAGTTGGCCGAGAACTCCATAATTTTGCTAAGAAACTCAGCCGAGTTGGGCACCGAGAATTCGGCTAGTGATCTAAACCAAGAACTCGGCTGAGGTGGCCGAGTTTTACAACACTGTTTATATCAGCATAGTATGACCTAATGATGGCCAAATGCGCAAGTAACTAACATTGGTACCATTTGATATGTTAGGAATGACTGCTCCCCAAGCTGCTGGGGTTATCCATTCTGACTTTGAAAAAGGTTTCATTCGAGCAGAGACAGTAAGTGTCTCGGAGAATAAGTTGATTACTTTTTTCATACTATGAATTACATATCTATCAATGGTGTTTATTTCTAAATTAATCATATTTTATCTTTTTTAACTTATTATTAGGTAGCGTATAAAGATTTTGTTGCTGCGGGTTCATTGTCAGCTGCAAGGGAGAAAGGACTTGTAAGTTTATTCACTGATCTGACATCTCCTTTCTTGTTATTTTTGCACTTGTGTGATGTTTTGCCTTGCATACGTAAATTAGAATTCAGTTTATACACCATCAAAAAAGACTTTGGTCTATCCAATAAGACCTTGTTCTTTTCATAATTTAAGTGCTATCGAGGTGCCAGATACCGAAGTACTCTCCTTATCTGTAAAGCCTAGCTTCCGTCTCACCATAAGTGTCCACtacttttcaaagtctttctttgtcaactttgaccataaatgtttttatttgtgttatataatatttgatgaaaattatatgaatgaattgaattttaaatgtgttttcattcaTATATTATTCATCAAATATTATGTAGCACAAATAAAAATATCTACAGCCAAAGTTTacaaagaaagactttgaaaagtcaataaTGCATACTTATAGTGGGATGAAGGTGGtactattttttgaatctaaacatcAAGGAGGTCATGATTAATAGAAAAACTAGGAACCAGGTTACACGAGATCTTCAGTGTCATTCTTGAAAGTCCAATTCCATAACTTATGGTTTGATGCTAGTTAAAACTAACTAAAAAAATTTAGGTAACAGTTTTGACCCAAATATCCAATGCATACAAGTTTCTAACTCGTGTGTATTGATTTGGTTTTGTCTCTATTATCGATTCGATGCTTTAGTTCTGTAGTAGTTTTTCAAAGTGGACAAAAAGAAACCCTACCCATTTTGATTGTACATAAAGATGACTTGTTTCAATCAAGTCCATGTTCAACTGTTACATAACCATACTCCATGGTTGTGGACCTATGATATTATTGACTTTTAGCAGATAATTTGTCTTAATTATATTTACACAAAGTCTATCCTGGTAAATGCAGTTGAGGTCTGAAGGGAAAGAGTACGTTGTTCAAGAGGGTGATGTTATGTTGTTCCGGTTCAACGTCTGATGAAGTTGGAGTagattttgaaatacatttttcCAGTGAGGTAAGTTTCTCAAGGATGAGACAAAATAACGTTCATATTCTATAGTTTCGATCAtacatatatttaatacacattttcatttttgaattataaagttaTATTATTCATCTTAAAAAACAAGGAACAAATTATGGAGTATTCCTTTGTAGACAAGTAACACTGGGTCATCTTTATTTATTGTTTTAACAGTAATAGATTCAATTTGTTAATGGTATCAATCATAAACTGTTAGTAGTGGTTTGTTGGCATTATTCTAATCTTGAGTGATTGGGTATTGCTATTGCTTGTAACCAAACACATGATGACTTAGAAGCTAGCTAAGACCATTAGTTATGTTGTTGTGAATGATGTGTATTTGCAAGGGAACGTTGTGGGAAAAAGGGATTATTATGGCAATGTTGTGGGGAGTGTTGTAAAAAGATAAGACCACTTGCAAAGGGTGTGGTGAAGGGGCGTTCTGCCCACCACAATGCCACAACCCTCGTAGTGGGGTGTTCTCGGTAGGGCATTTTGGGGCTTGGCTGCTTTAAGTACGGGAGGCGAACGATTGTTTGGGCGAGCCACAACATTT
This genomic window from Rutidosis leptorrhynchoides isolate AG116_Rl617_1_P2 chromosome 2, CSIRO_AGI_Rlap_v1, whole genome shotgun sequence contains:
- the LOC139891255 gene encoding uncharacterized protein, which codes for MARIACHNIVSLPFKSTLLTKTSSIFFPETSVSVSFRRRFSSSNSKISMSLKAGIVGLPNVGKSTLFNAVVENGKAQAANFPFCTIEPNVGIVAVPDPRLQVLSNLSKSQRSVPASIEFVDIAGLVKGASQGEGLGNKFLSHIREVDSILQVVRCFEDDDIVHVSGKVDPKSDIDVINLELSFCDLDQIEKRIEKLKKSKTNNSQAKVKEEAEKSALERIQQALLDGKPARSVRLTEFEKESINHLCLLTMKPVIYVANVAESDLATPESNPYVKNVMELASELQSGIVTVSAQVESELTELPAEERTEFLTSLGVDESGLGNLIRATYDLLGLRTYFTSGEKETKAWTIHAGMTAPQAAGVIHSDFEKGFIRAETVAYKDFVAAGSLSAAREKGLLRSEGKEYVVQEGDVMLFRFNV